The Cottoperca gobio chromosome 8, fCotGob3.1, whole genome shotgun sequence genome contains the following window.
AAGTACGACAACAACCGGGAGGCGGGGACCATCAAACTGCTCGGCCTTCCTAACGACTCCTGAGACGGAGCAGCTGAGTGTTAAACAGGTTCTGATCAGTCGGAcctttagagagagagagagagagaggagagagagagagagagagagagagagagagagagagagagagagagagagagagagagagagagagagagagagagagagagagagagagagagagagagagagagagagagacagagagacagagagagagagagagagagagacagagagacagagagagagagagagagagagagaagtaaagGATGCTGCTACAGCAACAGTAACCTTCTGCCTCCAGCAGGTGGCGCCACTGTCCTGACTTTCCTTTTAAACAGCTGACTTCATTCCCTGTTTTGATACACAGAGAACAACAACTCTCAGTGCTGTAATATagtgttttttaatgtaaaatatgctttttttaaatattaaaactggtctctttatatatattatttgtcttGAACCCTGAATTACGACTtgtgatgtttgtttaaatattaatgagtGTATTCAGGTGGTTATGTTTTAATGACGCAGGTTTGAGATCAATTTAAATTCTGTCTCAATCTAAAGTAGTAAATTAAATTTATGtagatatgtatttatttggatCCCCATTAGTCCTCACCAGGGAACAACTACTCTTCCTGGGCTCCACaagtaatattatattaaatgcaaaacaaatacgTAATTCAAATCCAAAAGGGAACAAAACGTTACTTTTCATCTGTGTAAAAAGGTGGAAATAAGTAAAAatacgtgtgtgagtgtgttgttgtaatactcattttgcCCACAAGAGGATGACGTGCAGCACGACCCGGTGTTCTAAACACGACTAAAAGATAAGCGCcgattaaaatatatttctagcCGAAGACATGACGACGATGTTGCgtcacctgcaaacacacatttgtgtaaCTTGTGTGTAGAGTACAATGAGAAATTGAAACTCACCTGTAGCGGTGcgcttcagcctcttgtggcaaAAAAGAAtattacaacaaacaaaagatcctgacaacaacaaacatctgtcaaaatgtttttacatctttttttcccAGATGAATTAAAAAGAGTgttttatagtatatatatatatatatatatatatatatatatatatatatatatatatatatatatatatatatatatacactgctGTCAGAATAATGCATTTCATCTCTGCTAATATTCCACATTTTACTTCATTATTTATGACAGCTTTacttttgctgctttttaatGCTGACATTTCTtcgtttttttaaagaatataaatCAACTCATAAATGATGATTAAACTACCGGGCAGTATATAAATGATCCTTTATCCTAATtattgcatcaataattataatcttaTTTCTAATGCCATTCTGCTTAATGAGTAcgtttacttttggtactttaagtatatttacaAGTTTATAAATACAGGATACTTCTACACGATGATAAGTAAGTTAAGtaaaaaaggtttgtttttttaaatcagtgtcTTTAATTCACAGAAAGGGAGAATTTCTGACATTGTTTGCTGAGAAATCAGCTTTtaattgtactttacttgagtatttatattgtatactACTTTATACGTCTACTCcatgctgttttctgttttatatcatattaaacaattaatctgAGAAATTATCCTGAGTTTCAAACATAATTAAGGAGGAAAAATGTATCTGAATTTAATCTTGATTGCAATATCCAAACTGCAGGATGCTCaagaatttaaaatatgttcaaatatcacaactacattttgttttccaagtCGGTAAATCGTTCTTAAAGCATTTCAGGGTTTGAAGATttccacatatttatttttgtccacCTGAAATAGGTAAAGTGATTTCTTTGTGAGGCTTAGTGAGCAAGTGACCGAGCCTCGTCCCAGAGAGCAACACATGAGCAACATTTTTATGCAGCTTGAGTCAGAAAAAGGCCGATACAGCAGAAGATGTTTGAAGTTAAAACATAACACCACCACATGCtcccccagcagcagcagcacatcgtgcacatcctgcacatcctgcacatcctgcacatcctgcacatcctgcacatcctgcacatcctgcacatcctgcacatcctgcagctTGCCACAGATTAGAGTGAAGACGTTGAAATTGCAGCCCTCTTCCCTTCCTCCCACAAATAGAATCGCATGGAAAGATTTGATGAAACGCTTGTTGCATCAAAGCCGACCGTGTAACATTATTCTATTTAAAAAGAATCTGGGCTCTGGCCTCCAGGACACACATCTGATGTGtggcaacacaacaaacacacgtCTCCTGTATTAGAAATTGAAATCCAGGAACAAGAGTCAATCTGGGTCCAGAAAATCAGCCCCGAAAAACTGTTCCAGTGGGGCACGGGGGCAGGGACTCTATTTTTAACAGTAAACCTCTCCTTGTGACTCTGCTTCACTGTCCATTTGCAGCACATACGTTGCTCCTGTGGACGGTTTGTGGCCGTTCACCGGCAGCTCTCGCTGAGCCTCGGCGTCAGCGGGCACAGCCGTCAGGTACATGTCCCACATCTGGTCcgggagctgctgctgcagcatctTCTGCTTGATCATCAGGCTCTTCTCGATGTTCCGCCGCTTGTATTTAAACTCCACGATGGTCTTTGTGTATCTGTTGAGCGCCGTCACCGCAGAGCCCATGCAGGTGCCAAAAGAGCCCCACGCCAAGCTGCGAAGAGAGAAACCAGACGAGACAAATGATCGGGAAGTTTCTCTTCTGTACGTTTTTATCAagtcagaaaaacacacaaaacttaAGTTTCTGGTTTTATCGAAGACACTTTGACCTTATTAgtcaaaataaacataaataaataaaactcagaATATACTTTGTTGAAAGCGTTAACGCACATCATCAGGACTATATCTCTGTAAAAcgtttttgcacattcacattaacattacaacattttatagtatttttccatatttatgtcttttatatataatatttattatataacttttcttctatatttattttgtatgtatttttttatattcttagtgtttttcttctattctatatttatgtttcttgattttttaaatgttctattaATTGGTATTAATTAATGCATCACAAATATGTTATTCAACCCTTTAAATCACGGATTAATATTAACTAAACGTTaaaaatcatttaatatttcttcttttgttgccaaaactgtttcaaataaataaaaagttcacATTATtcaaaaaagaaggaaaacatgACGGTggtgtatatttaaatatttgtgctGATTTAAAACGAACGTTTGTATTCAGCTGAGATAAAGAAGTTCGTACACATAAGACCAGCTGTAGTCCCAGGTCTTCGGCCTCCAGTCTTCTGGCCCCATCGCGACCGCCAGCTGGAATATGGTGGTGAACATCATGTGGGCCACCATCCCACAAAGGCCTGACAGCGAGAGGAAATCACagttattcatatttaaatctgAATTATATCTTTAGTAATATTGAAGAGGATTCTCATTTTACACGTCACGTTTATTCTACAGGTGAGAAGCTAAATACCAAACACACCTGTGGAGGCTGTTACagttgtgacattttatatatttaaaaaaatactataataataataataatacaaaaaaataaaataataattaaaaaaaattaaattattattattttttttataaaaaataaataaaaataaataaagataaaaataaataaatactacaatatatatattttttaaatatggaaGCATGTATATTGCACTATATACCATAGTGTGATAATATTAAATGCTGAAAATGGGAGTGTTTAATGCCGAATAGTTTAATGTAAGATACATaagaatatttctttaaatgtacagtatgataCAGTATTGAATGCCAGTGATGTGAGTTTTGTACAGTTGAATAATTGCACAAGTTattataagtataagtatagtTTAGATGCTAAATGCTCCAGCAGGAAGTGTACGGCTGGAAACAAAAGCAGTGACACTGAACCAAAACAAGTTGTTGGctgtgaaacattaaaacatatgatGCTGGTCATCTGACATATTGCACACTGAGTAGCAGTTGTCGGTTGTGGTTTGTAAACACAGAATTCAAAGCTTTGTATTTCAACTTCAGCTTCCTCTTGGATGCGTGTTTACGAGCCGACTACGTTTCCAGAAACGTCCCGAacgcaggaaaaacaaaagaaaagattaaatgCAGGCAGCGGGCAGAAGGATCTCTGCAGACCACTGAGCTCATTCTGCCTTTAAGTAGGTTAAACATTTGAAACCACTTTACCTTTCAGTGATGAGAAGTTGATTTTACTGAGTTAAGAGTCTTTACAGTGTAAACGTTAGATGTTAGTGTGCACTTTGCTACAAACACTTGTCGTTTTATTGCAAATAAAGAGAGCTCTTTAAGGAGCAAAGTAAAGATGTGGAGTGATGCAGGCACACTGCGGTTGAGGTGATCCTGGCCCGCTGTCATGCAGCAGTCTGCCTCTCCACAGCTGCTTTTCTTGGGATTAACTGGTGACAACAGGGGGGGATGGGAGTCAGGGGACGGGGGGAGTAGAGGGAGCTCCTCTGGGCAGGTCTTGGCTCAGCCCAAAACCGCTGCCCCCGGCTCCAATCCGATTAGTCCACAAACCAGCAAATCCTCCGAGGTAGTGAGGGGACGCGGTGCAGTTAGCTGCTCTGTGTGCTCGCGGCTGCACACTGACCTGCTGCCCTGCGGCTTCACTCATCTACAGCAGAGTTATTTAAGGCCATCTGGGAGACACTTATGTTTAACGCTCACTATTTCGCATTTAtaagcagaataaaaacatttaaaaaatctgtttATAGCACACTTTAATGTGCAGATATAAAAGTGTCTTCATATCAACAACTATAATTCCTCCTGTGTACATCCATCAGTGTGTAAACACGGCATAATAATATTCTTCTTTAgtatgaggtgtgtgtgtgtgtgtgtgtgtgtgtgtgtgtgtgtgtgtgtgtgtgtgtgtgtgtgcgtgtgtgcatgttttaagctttttgtttgtttgtttatgtgaaaCTTAAAAAACAATCTGAATCTCAATGGGAATATTCCtggtaaaagaaaatatatatatttatatatatatatatatatatatatatatatatatatatatatatatatatatatatatatatatatatataatattgtaaaataatataaatacaatacaataatgctaataaaatatataataataattattaattaataagtaataaaataaaggtgTTTTGTGTGCAATATGGAAATGTTGTGATGCTTGACAATATACCTGACCAtcataaagtaataaatattatatataaatattaatatattaataaaacaaaatagtttCTATGGTGCAGAGacttaaatgatatatatatatatatatatatatatatatatattataaaatatgtcttGATAGGAACATTTTTGATTGTTTGATTGATTTCTCCAACACAGACATTGTTCTAAAAACAGGAGGAAACCCAATTAATCCAGATTTGTGGCATGAATCTATAAAACTGTGTTGCTCCTGTATGTGTCCAGTTTAAACTCATGTGACCCGCCGTCCCACTGCGGCTTCACCTCGGCGATGGTTCAGCCCGGCTGGATTTCTCTGAGGGATCCCAGCGTTCATCAGAATCTGATGATAGTGAAGTACGGAGGCTTGAGAGTGCCGACGGGATAATTAGATTTCTTTTAGTAAATAATGATTATGTTATCTGacgcatttaaaaacaaattgtaatgtaatttatgtcattaattaaatcaatattattaatttgactataaatcatttaaaattaataaaatcattaataataataaatattaactgATGCATTTAAAAACTCATTCATTAAATCAATTTATCTTggctttaaattattaataaatgtaatatctttcaattattttttcaattgTATTCTTGTCATCCCCacttaataaaagtattaatattattattattaaatcatattccacatcaaagtacattttctcatgttattcattaaatcaacattattaattaatatacatattttaatggccttttgaattctattcttgTTATCCCActtcaaaatgtgtcttttaaaaaacaatcatattccatctaaaagtacatttttcaaTCCAGCGCAGTAATGGCAGACTCCGCCAGTAACAATGAGAACACTGAGAAGTAAATacagaaagtaaaaacattgaataGTTATTACTGAAACTAAAATCAgggtttcatttaattaaaaatcttAAGGGTTATAACTTTATAAGGCAGTTTATTTGTTGGCGTAAACACACATTGTAATTCAATGGGAAACCCCCCCCAGGGTAGGCAGTCTTGTGGAAAAGGCAAAAACATTTGAGAATACAGGATATTCTGTCGTCTAATCGGGCGTTCACCACCTGAAGGGAAGTGCATGTTGTAAACAATAGGAGCGCCTTCTCTCTAAAATGTCCTGTCCTAAAGTCTAAAGCCTGAAGCCGAGAGGAGGTGCACGAGTTTCTCTCAGACTTCTTAATGACAATATTTGCTCTCGTTTCTCCATCTTTATCTTCCCTGTGTTTTCACCAATAAACCAAATGATGCTCCTCATTCTGATTGTTATtgatttgttattattaaagtcAATATCTGGACGTTCAGCAGGCCAACAAGCTGCTGTCACTCAAAAAGAGTAGAAACGTGCCAACATCACACCTGAAGTCTCAACTCACCAAGTACagaaccagtacaagagccagtacaagaaTCAGTAgaagaaccagtacaagagccagtagaagaaccagtacaagaaccagtacaagaaccagtacaagagccagtacaagaaccagtagaagaaccagtacaagagccagtagAAGAACCAGTAgaagaaccagtacaagagccagtagaagaaccagtacaagagccagtacaagaaccagtagaagaaccagtacaagagccagtagaagaaccagtacaagagccagtacaagaaccagtacaagagccagtacaagagccagtagAAGAACCAGTAGaagaaccagtacaagaaccagtacaagagccagtacaagaaccagtagaagaaccagtacaagagccagtacaagaaccagtacaagaaccagtaaaagagccagtacaagaaccagtacaagaaccagtGCAAGAACCAGTGcaagagccagtacaagaaccagtacaagagccagtacaagagccagtacaagaaccagtacaagagccagtacaagaaccagtacaagagccagtacaagagccagtacaagagccagtacaagaaccagtagaagaaccagtacaagaaccagtacaagagccagtacaagaaccagtacaagagccagtacaagagccagtacaagaaccagtacaagaaccagtacaagagccagtacaataaccagtacaagagccagtacaagagccagtacaagagccagtacaagagccagtagAAGAACCAGTAgaagaaccagtacaagagccagtagaagaaccagtacaagaaccagtacaagaaccagtacaagagccagtacaagaaccagtagaagaaccagtacaagagccagtagAAGAACCAGTAgaagaaccagtacaagagccagtagaagaaccagtacaagagccagtacaagaaccagtagaagaaccagtacaagagccagtagaagaaccagtacaagagccagtacaagaaccagtacaagagccagtacaagagccagtagAAGAACCAGTAGaagaaccagtacaagaaccagtacaagagccagtacaagaaccagtagaagaaccagtacaagagccagtacaagaaccagtacaagaaccagtaaaagagccagtacaagaaccagtacaagaaccagtGCAAGAACCAGTGcaagagccagtacaagaaccagtacaagagccagtacaagagaagagccagtacaagaaccagtacaagagccagtacaagagccagtacaagagccagtacaagaaccagtacaagaaccagtacaagagccagtacaagaaccagtacaagagccagtacaagagccagtacaagaaccagtacaagaaccagtacaagagccagtacaataaccagtacaagagccagtacaagagccagtacaagagccagtacaagaaccagtagaagaaccagtacaagaaccagtacaagagccagtacaagaaccagtacaagaaccagtacaagagccagtacaagaaccagtacaagaaccagtacaagagccagtacaagaaccagtacaagagccagtacaagagccagtacaagaaccagtacaagagccagtacaagaaccagtacaagaaccagtacaagaaccagtacaagaaccagtacaagagccagtacaagagccagtacaagaaccagtacaagagccagtacaagaaccagtacaagagcagtacaagagccagtacaagagccagtacaagaaccagtaGAAGAACTagtacaagaaccagtacaagagccagtagaagaaccagtacaagagccagtacaagagccagtacaagaaccagtacaagagccagtacaagagccagtacaagagccagtacaagaaccagtagaagaaccagtacaagaaccagtacaagaaccagtacaagagccagtacaagaaccagtacaagagccagtacaagagccagtacaagaaccagtacaagaaccagtacaagaaccagtacaagagccagtacaagaaccagtacaagagccagtacaagagccagtacaagaaccagtacaagaaccagtacaagaaccagtGCAAGAATTTAGTTTAACATTCCAGATTggtcaaaacattattttctcaaaatatttagAAAGTATTTCTGGGAACATTCTGACTTTTTCtggaaatatgaaaatatatattttttaatatgaattaatttctggaaatatttacattttttcttaAAATATTCTGACTATTTTtctggaaatatattttaaataaaaattaatatCATGACTTTATTTCTGCAAATATTTCAGATTCTTTCTTaaaatattatgactttttctggaaatataaaaaaaaaatcattacaaatttaaaaagtcataaagatTATGACTTTTCTTATATCCCATAAGAAAAGTCATAATCTTTATGACTTTCTGGAAATATTGAGCTATTAAAtgcttttgatttattatattctCTTATGTCTGCGTTTCTATTTGAGGTCTTTGTGAAAGCACTTTGGGCCGTGTTACCTGACAGGGCGGTGCACAAGGCAGCGAAGGCACTGAGCTTCAGCTTGTTCATGATGCTGAAGCAGGGGCACTGCTCCAGGGTCATCAGAGCCCCGCCGGTGAACAGCAGCGTGAGGTACAGACTCTCAGCCACGATGCACAACCACAGCACTCCTGGAAACAACCGGAAACAGAGGATTAGGTTGTGTTGTCCTCGTAATAACACCCCGTCTCTGAAGAGTAATCCCACTTGTCTGTTTGAACAACAGGTCTGCTCCTTTTTTGGTCCGGAGGTCTGATTTATAAAACCAGAGCAGCAGCTGGTGCTTCGGAACAAAGCGTTCGCAGTGTACAAATTCAATtgagtaataaaaacaaaggcAGAGTTATTTCTATACTAGGCTGTTGTCTTAACAGTGAATCAATGAG
Protein-coding sequences here:
- the LOC115012844 gene encoding germ cell-specific gene 1-like protein; the encoded protein is MRLERGRRASLALTLNFVAFAFALSAVTTSYWCEGTRKVAKPFCTGPPLKAKQWFCIRFNSSNINDSRLVQYIFETGEEKFLMRKFHTGIFFSCEQAADMNGFDCRDFSEIAPEHERGVLWLCIVAESLYLTLLFTGGALMTLEQCPCFSIMNKLKLSAFAALCTALSGLCGMVAHMMFTTIFQLAVAMGPEDWRPKTWDYSWSYVLAWGSFGTCMGSAVTALNRYTKTIVEFKYKRRNIEKSLMIKQKMLQQQLPDQMWDMYLTAVPADAEAQRELPVNGHKPSTGATYVLQMDSEAESQGEVYC